From a region of the Tenggerimyces flavus genome:
- the paaN gene encoding phenylacetic acid degradation protein PaaN, whose product MSSTDDSLARHQYLLDHALEAIRTRAYYSAYPESPSPRYYGDNAAAEGKAAYEALLDTDLPLHVPGSEALVQDEVSPFGFALNVRYPQVTEDDLDELLSAAQAGIPAWRDAGAEVRVDVCLTVLDRLHRRVFELANAVRAVTGQGFVMAFQGMTHALDRALEAIAYAYVEMTRHPSVASWVKPAREGALRVEKTFTVVPRGVALVVGCSTFPTWNGYPGLFASLVTGNAVVVKPHPQAVLPLAITVQVCQEVLASLGYDPALVTLAAEHAGDDLAKDLATRPEVRIVDYTGSTEFGLWLEEHARQARVYTEKSGVNGVVVDSTSSFAGMCANLAFTISLYSGQMCTSAQNLYVPSDGIDTDEGHKSFEDVIASLAAALDTLLGDDARAAEVLGALVNEAVINRVELVQEYGEVALESRSIAHPEFPDAVVRTPALVVLEGEDLDAFSREVFGPVVFVVRTSSSLESAELVRKVGMSVGSMTAGVYSTSPEVLASVRSAALDAGVALSENPTGTLYLNQAAAFSDYHGTGANPAANASFTDGAFVAGRFHVVQSRRPVS is encoded by the coding sequence ATGAGCAGCACCGACGATTCGCTCGCCCGGCACCAGTACCTGCTGGACCATGCGCTCGAGGCGATCCGCACGCGGGCGTACTACTCCGCGTACCCGGAGTCGCCCAGCCCCCGGTACTACGGCGACAACGCCGCGGCGGAGGGCAAGGCCGCGTACGAGGCGCTGCTCGACACCGACCTTCCCCTGCACGTGCCGGGCTCCGAAGCGCTCGTCCAGGACGAGGTGTCGCCGTTCGGGTTCGCGCTGAACGTCCGCTATCCCCAGGTCACCGAGGACGACCTCGACGAGTTGCTCTCCGCCGCGCAGGCAGGCATCCCGGCCTGGCGCGACGCGGGCGCTGAGGTGCGCGTGGACGTCTGCCTCACCGTTCTGGACCGCCTGCACCGGCGGGTGTTCGAGCTGGCGAACGCCGTCCGCGCGGTGACGGGGCAGGGCTTCGTGATGGCGTTCCAGGGCATGACGCACGCGCTCGACCGCGCGCTCGAGGCGATCGCGTACGCGTACGTCGAGATGACGCGGCACCCGTCGGTCGCCTCCTGGGTGAAGCCCGCGCGGGAGGGCGCGCTGCGGGTCGAGAAGACGTTCACCGTCGTGCCGCGCGGCGTCGCGTTGGTCGTGGGCTGCAGCACGTTCCCGACCTGGAACGGCTACCCCGGTCTCTTCGCCTCGCTGGTCACGGGCAACGCGGTGGTCGTGAAGCCGCACCCGCAGGCCGTCCTGCCGCTGGCGATCACGGTGCAGGTGTGTCAGGAGGTGCTCGCCTCCCTGGGGTACGACCCTGCGTTGGTGACGCTGGCCGCCGAGCACGCGGGCGACGACCTGGCGAAGGACCTCGCGACGCGGCCGGAGGTGCGGATCGTCGACTACACGGGGTCGACGGAGTTCGGCCTGTGGCTGGAGGAGCACGCGCGGCAGGCACGGGTGTACACGGAGAAGTCGGGCGTGAACGGGGTCGTCGTCGACTCGACCTCGTCGTTCGCCGGGATGTGCGCGAACCTCGCGTTCACGATCTCGCTGTACTCGGGGCAGATGTGCACCTCGGCGCAGAACCTCTACGTGCCTAGCGACGGGATCGACACGGACGAAGGGCACAAGTCGTTCGAGGACGTCATCGCCAGCCTGGCGGCGGCGCTGGACACGCTGTTGGGTGACGACGCGCGTGCGGCCGAGGTGCTCGGCGCGCTGGTGAACGAGGCGGTGATCAACCGCGTCGAGCTGGTGCAGGAGTACGGCGAGGTCGCGCTCGAGTCGCGGTCGATCGCGCACCCGGAGTTCCCCGACGCGGTCGTCCGGACGCCGGCATTGGTTGTCCTGGAGGGCGAGGACCTCGACGCGTTCAGCCGGGAGGTCTTCGGGCCGGTCGTGTTCGTGGTCCGGACCTCGTCCTCGCTGGAGTCGGCCGAGCTGGTGCGGAAGGTCGGCATGTCGGTCGGGTCGATGACGGCTGGCGTGTACTCGACCTCGCCCGAGGTGCTGGCGTCCGTCCGTTCGGCGGCGTTGGACGCGGGCGTCGCGCTGTCGGAGAACCCGACCGGCACGCTGTACCTCAACCAGGCTGCCGCGTTCAGCGACTACCACGGCACCGGCGCCAACCCCGCCGCCAACGCGTCCTTCACCGACGGAGCGTTCGTAGCTGGCCGCTTCCACGTGGTCCAATCCCGCCGCCCCGTGTCCTAA
- a CDS encoding 3-hydroxyacyl-CoA dehydrogenase, with product MPGHALAPSVPIGVVGAGTMGSGIAQVAAVAGHEVRLYDVLPGAAASAIERIHGHVDRMVAKDRLTAPDGDAAKARLRPVQALADLAGCGLVIEAALEELSVKRELFTELEKVCGDDAVLASNTSTFSITAIAAGLQRPERVVGMHFFNPAPLMALVEVPAGAATSEAVAEQVFDTATAWGKTPVRCTSTPGFVVNRVARPFYGEALQVLEDGAADCATIDAVLRESGGFRMGSFELADLVGNDVNLAVGRSVWEQTFGDPRYAPSTRQQALVDAGWMGRKSGRGWYTYDDESPEPATEQPRPAPERVVYHGGFATCYGLLDRIVAGGVSVERYLTGASGARNGSDDFDPSEIAYGVELPSGGLVIETTGEPVSMDGDAVSLDWVGDAANATRVCLAPSDACEPNTLAEAIGLFQAASLAVTVIDDVPGLVVARTVSMLVNEAVDLVARGEAAAADVDTAMRLGTGYPRGPLAWGDEVGAGLVVDVLTELARAYPSGRYRPSPMLIRAARAGRPLVSLARR from the coding sequence ATGCCCGGACACGCGCTCGCCCCCAGCGTTCCCATCGGCGTCGTCGGCGCCGGCACCATGGGCTCGGGGATCGCCCAGGTCGCCGCGGTCGCCGGGCACGAGGTGCGCCTGTACGACGTGCTGCCCGGCGCCGCGGCCTCGGCCATCGAACGGATCCACGGACATGTCGACCGGATGGTTGCCAAGGACAGGTTGACAGCGCCCGACGGCGACGCTGCCAAGGCGCGGTTGCGTCCCGTTCAGGCACTCGCGGACCTCGCCGGCTGCGGCCTGGTGATCGAGGCGGCGTTGGAAGAACTGTCCGTCAAGCGCGAGCTGTTCACCGAGCTGGAGAAGGTGTGTGGAGACGACGCCGTGCTGGCGTCGAACACGTCCACGTTCTCGATCACCGCGATCGCGGCAGGCCTGCAACGGCCGGAACGCGTTGTGGGCATGCACTTCTTCAACCCCGCACCGCTGATGGCACTGGTCGAGGTCCCAGCGGGAGCGGCGACGTCGGAGGCCGTGGCCGAGCAGGTGTTCGACACCGCGACCGCCTGGGGCAAGACGCCCGTCCGGTGCACGTCGACTCCGGGCTTCGTGGTCAACCGCGTCGCGCGGCCCTTCTACGGCGAGGCGTTGCAGGTCCTCGAGGACGGCGCGGCCGACTGCGCGACGATCGACGCGGTGCTGCGCGAGTCCGGCGGGTTCCGGATGGGCTCGTTCGAGCTCGCCGACCTTGTCGGCAACGACGTCAACCTGGCGGTCGGACGTTCGGTGTGGGAACAGACGTTCGGAGACCCGCGCTACGCACCGAGTACGCGCCAGCAAGCGCTGGTTGACGCCGGCTGGATGGGCCGCAAGTCGGGCCGCGGTTGGTACACCTACGACGACGAAAGCCCCGAGCCCGCGACCGAACAGCCGCGGCCGGCGCCCGAACGCGTCGTCTATCACGGCGGATTCGCCACCTGCTATGGGTTGTTGGACCGCATCGTGGCGGGCGGCGTGAGCGTCGAGCGCTACCTCACCGGGGCGTCCGGGGCACGGAACGGATCGGACGACTTCGACCCGAGCGAGATCGCGTACGGCGTCGAGCTGCCCAGCGGCGGCCTCGTCATCGAGACCACCGGCGAACCGGTGAGCATGGACGGCGACGCGGTGTCGCTGGACTGGGTCGGCGACGCGGCGAACGCGACACGCGTGTGTCTGGCGCCGAGCGATGCCTGCGAGCCGAACACGTTGGCCGAGGCGATCGGCCTGTTCCAGGCCGCGAGCCTGGCGGTCACCGTGATCGACGACGTGCCCGGCCTCGTCGTGGCACGTACGGTCTCGATGCTCGTCAACGAGGCGGTCGACCTGGTGGCCCGCGGCGAGGCAGCCGCGGCGGACGTGGACACCGCGATGCGGCTCGGCACCGGCTACCCGCGCGGACCGCTCGCGTGGGGCGACGAGGTCGGCGCCGGGCTCGTGGTCGACGTCCTCACCGAGCTGGCCCGCGCGTACCCGTCCGGCCGCTACCGCCCGAGCCCGATGCTGATCAGGGCCGCCCGGGCCGGCCGCCCGCTGGTCTCCCTCGCGCGCCGGTAG
- a CDS encoding RNA polymerase sigma factor: MDQLGSPGGTDGELWRKAAKGDPSAFGSLFERHADAVYNHCFRRTGSWSAAEDLASVVFLEAWRRRRDVSLSGESILPWLLAVANNVVRNRDRSLRRHRRLLAKLPPAVVAPDPADEAVSRVDDERAMRRVLQVFSRLLPDEQDVLALCVWAGLSYTDAAVALGVPVGTVRSRLSRAREHLRRLAGLEVGAGRTGGPAPTLSPAVIWSAQPPGRIENGD, encoded by the coding sequence GTGGATCAGCTCGGATCGCCGGGAGGCACCGATGGAGAGCTCTGGCGCAAGGCCGCCAAGGGCGATCCGTCTGCCTTCGGGTCGCTGTTCGAGCGGCACGCCGACGCCGTCTACAACCACTGTTTCCGCCGTACCGGATCGTGGTCAGCGGCCGAGGATCTCGCCTCCGTCGTCTTCTTGGAAGCCTGGCGGCGCCGGCGCGATGTGTCGCTCAGTGGCGAATCGATCCTGCCCTGGCTGCTCGCGGTGGCGAACAACGTCGTTCGCAACCGGGACCGCAGCCTGCGGCGACACCGCCGCCTGCTCGCGAAGCTCCCGCCTGCCGTGGTCGCACCGGACCCGGCCGACGAGGCAGTCTCGCGCGTCGACGACGAACGCGCCATGCGGCGTGTCCTTCAGGTTTTCTCCCGCCTGCTGCCCGATGAACAGGACGTGCTCGCGCTGTGCGTCTGGGCCGGACTCAGCTACACCGACGCCGCCGTGGCCCTCGGGGTCCCGGTCGGCACGGTGCGCTCCCGGCTCTCGCGTGCCCGAGAGCACCTCCGACGACTTGCCGGGCTCGAGGTGGGTGCGGGACGGACGGGGGGTCCCGCACCCACCCTGAGCCCGGCCGTCATCTGGTCGGCGCAGCCGCCGGGACGGATCGAGAACGGGGACTAG